A stretch of DNA from Candidatus Zymogenaceae bacterium:
ATCGGGGCCGAATTCCGGGGTATCGTCTCCAGGCACGGAACGGATGAAACCATTCCGGAAATTTTCTGTTTTGAACCAGTGAAATACTCCGGGTTGGATCGCGATCCATGGAATCAGGGAGAGTCTTTTAATATGCCAGTCGGCATTTCACGAGCCGCACTGTCCAGCGATGAGGCCGCTCCTTTCTGGCGAAAACCCATCGGCCTGCTTTTTTTAAGCGGAAATTATTCGTATCATCAATTAAAACGGGACTTTAACCAATGGGAACCATTCATCGTCCCAAGTGGAATACTTGCAGTCCATGAGGGGAGGAAAACCGATAAGGACGCACGCACACTGATCGAGGTGATTGTATCCACAAAGAAATATGTGACATGTGAGAAAAACGGCGGGATCACGGTTCTCAGAAAGGTGCAAGTTACCCATCCGCACGAAATCCCATCGCCCCCGCGGATGCGTCTTCTCATTATCTGTGAGACTCTGTACCCAACAGGGGGATTGCTTCGTTTCCAGCGGGCCGGGAGAGTATTGAAAAAATGGGGTCATGAGGTCTGTTTTGTCGTGATGTCGGAGAAGCCGAAACCACGCATTAAAAGCGACTTTCCAATATTTTCTTTTCAGCAAGCAAGAAGAATGCACTGGGATGCGGTGATGGTGCCCGGTGCGGGATTCTCCGAGGAGATCATTGACAGACTTTCCATTTTCAACAGGGGAAATTTTGGTGTTCGGATACAGCACATATTGAACGATCAGAGCAGATTGGAGCGATTCAAACGGGTAAACGAAACTTTTTCACCCAATATTGTCATCTTCAACAACACGCACTGGCCGATAGGTTCTTTTACCCGCTTTCAGGCGGACCGGTTTCATTTTCTGGTCGGGGGGGTGGACCTTCAGGCGTTTCGTCCCGTAGCCTATCAAACCCACCCACTCACTCCCACATGTTGGGTGGTTGGTGGATTGGCCCAAAAAAATCCGGATCCCTTGATTGAATCCCTGGCCCACCTTCCTGAAAGGGTGCGCATCCGCATGTTCGGTATAGACGCCTTTAAATTGTCACTTAGATACAAAAAGTATATAGATCAGGGAAGGCTGGAGTTGCTCGGCATATTGGATGAGCAAGGGCTTCAGCGTTTCTATCATTCTGTAGACTGTGTCGTGATGACTGAAAAAAACGCCGGATGGGCCAACATGGTTGCCGAGGGCATGGCATCAGGAGTGCCAGTGATCTGCACGCCCCACGGGACCACAGCGTTCGCACGTGATAAAGAGACCGCCCTGGTTATTGACGATCCGACTCCATCCTCCATCGCGGATGGGATCACGCTCTTGATGAATGACGAGCAATTCTGTCGTCGCTTAGCGGCATCCGCTCAGAAAGTTATCACAGATGGGGGCCGATATGGGTGGGCTGAATATGCACAGTCCCTCCTTCGCCTCATTCGTCACGATGGACGGCGGCACTATGCATACGCCCCCGAACTGGGGATATACGGGAAGTGGCCCCTTGAAGCGAGGATGAAAGATCTGTATCCCCTTATTGAAAGGGCCGAAGGGATGAGTATTATAGATTTCGGTGCTGCCGAGGGGATTGTTGCCCGGGAATTTCTAAAAAAGGGAGCGGCGAAGGTACATGGATTCGAGCTGGATCCGTATCGTGTCGCCGTGGCCAATGCGATATGTTCGCAATGGGCAGACGCTGAATTCCGAAGCGCTGATTTATCCCGGTGGGAGACATTCTATCAAGCCCAGAAGGACCTGATCGAAGACCGATATGATATCGTGTTATACCTCGGGCTACATCATCATCTACCGCAAAATTACAGGAAAGATACATTTCAGCACATAGTATCATTGGCACGATACTACATCGCCATAAGGACCACCCAGAAGACATACAGTGATGATACAATAGACGAAATCCTCGCCGATAACGGATTCGAGGAAGTGCCTGTCAAGCGGGATATGCAGCCGGATCATCTTGGTATCTCCAGGATTTTTAAAAGGATAGAGCTGTGAGAAGAAAATCGAAAACAGATCATCATTTTGTCTCATATCCGAAGTCCGGGAGGACATGGATACGCTTTATTATGACGCAACTTGACCACGACAAAGGTATAAGGTTTCATCATGACTCTTTCGAATTCAATGATGGAACGAAGCCGCCGCATGATTTCGATATAAAGCGTCGATTAAAGGAGTACTCAAAGGTCAGAAAGCTGGTTTATCTCGAACGGGATCCGCGTGACGTCATGGTGAGTCTGTACTACCAAGTTACCGGGAGATTCAAGGATTTTTTTCACTACGAGGAAGATATCTCGTCTTTTATTCGTGATGAATACTTCGGGGCCGGGAACCTAATGCGGTTTCGTGACATATGGGCGACGCTTTGTGACAGATTCGATTTTCTCACGGTTTTTTATGAGGATTGTCACGAGGACATGGAGACGGTCATACGGAAGATACTAACCTACTATGATTTCGAGATTGATCCCGATGCGTTGGGAAAAGCTATCATGGATGCACGCTTTGAAAACATGAAGAAGGTTGAAGAATCGGAATCGTTCGAGCATCCCTGGCTGCGTCCGAGAAATCAATCGCCCAAGGTTCGTCGTGGAAAGATCGGAGGTTATACAGATGAGTTATCGGCCGATGATATCGCCTATCTGAACGATATATTTGGTCTGTAATAATCACGATTGATCCAGCAAAAACGATCAGTACGTCCTTGGAAATTATCGAAAAGCCGTCATAAAGCCGGGTTTACATTTGTTTAAGGGGGTAGGTCGTATCAACTGCTTCGTTCCCATTTATAATCTTCCATTCTCGTCCAACCGCTCCAGGTATTTCACCAGGAGCATCACCCCGAATCCGGTGGAGCCTTTTTTGACCCATTCGTAGTCGCCATCGGCCCGGGCGGTTCCGGCGATGTCCACGTGGGCCCAGGACTGTTCCTTCCCGGCAAAGTGTTTCAGAAATGTGGCGCCGATGATGCTTCCCGCCTCCCGCCCCTTACCGATGTTTTTAATATCCGCTACGTCGCTCTTGATGTCCCGCTCGAAGTACTCGAAGAGCGGCATGGGCCAGACCCGCTCTCCGGACGCCTCCGACGCCGCCTGAAGGCGCCCTAGCAGGCCCTCGTCGGTGGAAAAGAGCGGGGCCGTTTTGCCACCCAGGGCCACAACGGCAGCCCCGGTCAGGGTGGCGAGGTCGATGATAACGGCGGGTTTGTACCTCTTGGCGAAACAGATGCCGTCGGCAAGAACCAGCCGTCCCTCGGCGTCGGTGTTGAGGACTTCGATGGTGGTGCCGTCCATGGCAGTTACCACGTCTCCCGGCTTCGTGGCGCCGCCGCCGGGCATGTTCTCTGTGGCCGGGATGACGCCCACCACGTCGGTATCCAGCCCCAGCCGGGCCGCCGCCAGGACCGTGGCGAACACCGCACACCCCCCGCTCATATCCGTTTTCATCTGGTCCATGTTCAAAGACGGCTTCAGGGATATGCCCCCGGAGTCGAAGGTGATGCCCTTTCCCACCAGGGCGACGGAATTGATGCCCTTTTTCTTCGAGAGATAGGACATGACTATCAGGGCCGGGGGTTCGTGGCTTCCCCTTGACACGCTTAAAAACGACCCCATGCCCATCTTCTCTATCTCCGCCTTCGCGTAGATATCGACGATCAGCCCGAACTTTTTTCCCAGGTCCCGGGCCCGGGAGGCGAGGGACGAGGGGGTCAGGTGATTTGCCGGGGAGTTGGAGAGATCCCGGGCGAGATACACGCAATCGGCCACGACCCGGGCGCGACGCGCTGAAATCTCGACGTCCTTTTTCCCGATCAGCGTCAGGGTTTCGATGTGTTTGTCCTTGTTTTCCTCGTCGTCGCTCTTCTTTTTCCCCTTGAACTCCTTAAAACGGTAGGCCCCCAGCATCGCCCCCAGGACGACGGCGTCGGTGTATTCGGCGGCATCGAGTTCCGCCCCCGTCCCTAGGTCGAAGGGGAGGGTGAGTCCCGCCACCTTGAGGCCCAGAGCCCGTTTCGCCGCCGCGGCGGCCCTCGCCTTCAGGACCCGGAGAGACAGATTCTCCCGTTTTCCCAGGCCCACCAGGATGATCCGATCAGCCTTCACCCCCGAATCTTTCGGGGGATAGATCACGGCGATACTCGCATCACCTCCGGTGAAATCGCCGTCGGATATAATACGACTGATGTGCCCCCCCAATTTTTTGTCGATGGCCGAGGCCAGCGGGGGGAGATCGCCTTTTGAGAATATCCCCAAGGCCAGCGCCGGGGCGGCGACGGCGATGGGGTCTTCATGAACTATGATCAGCTTCGGCAGGTGTGCCGATATGGTCTTTTTCATGAGATGCTCCGGTATTCGGTCTTGTTCCTCGGGATCGGCGGGTATCAGCCGATCAGTCCCATTCCTCTTCCACCACCCAGGGCTCCAGGATGTCGGTGTCGATGTCGTTGACGAACCGAGACGGCCGGGCGAAGGTCGGCCCCCGGTGGGTTATGATTTTCACCGGGTAGGTGATAGTGAGGTTCTCCTTCGCCCGGGTGACGGCCACATACATCAGCCGTAGCTCCTCCTCCAGCTCCGCACTCGATTCGGCCGAGTAGGTGGTGGGGAAGTATCCCTCCGCCGCCCAGATGACGAAGACGCTGTGCCACTCCAGACCCTTTGCAGAGTGAACGGTCGAGAGGATCAGCCGCTCAGGGTCCGGGTCTTCCGGGGTGATGTCGGAGATGCTCTCCGACGGCGGCTCCAGGGCCATGTCCGTCAGGAACTCCTCGATCGTGCCGTACTTGTGGCTGATAACCGCCAGGTGTTCCAGGTCCTGGAGCCTCTTGGGGTGGTCGTCGTACTTCTTAGTAAGAACGGGGCCGATGTATTCGATAATGTGCTCTATCGCCTCGGCGGGGTGGATACGCTCCCGCTCGACGAGGGAAAGCGCCCGGGCCAACCGGGCCAGCCCCGCCCCGAAGCGCCTGTCATCGGAAAAGGAGGCCAGCATTCGTGACACGGACGCCTCCCCACCGAAGCCCGCGGCGATCTCCTGGGCGGCCTTCGGCCCCACCCCCTCCACCAAAAGGAGCATCCGGTTGATGCTCACAATGTCGTTCGGATTCGTTGCAGCCCGGATGTGGGCGATCACGTCTTTCACGTGGGCCGTCTCCATGAACTTGAAGCCGCCGTATTTTATGAAGGGGATGTTGCGGTTTTTCAGTTCGATTTCCAGATCGAAGGAGTTGAACCCGGCCCGAAAGAGCACCGCGATGTCATCCAGCTCCACGCCCTCCTCCCTGAGATCCAGTATCCGCTGCGCCACAAACCGCGACTGCGCGCTCTCGTCCGGCAGCGGCACCAGGGCGGGCGGCGTCCCGCCGCCCTTTTTCGTGAAAAGGATCTTGGTGTATTTCTCCTCGGCCCGGTCGATAACGGTGTTGGCCAGGGTCAGAATCGGCTGCGTGCTGCGATAGTTCTGCTCCAGAGTAATGACGCTGCTATCCGGGAACAGCTCAGGAAACCGCATGATGTTCTGGAAATCCGCCCCCCGGAAGGAATAGATGCTCTGGGAGTCGTCCCCCACCACCATGATGTTTCGGTGACTGTCGGCAAGGAGACTCACGACCTTCGCCTGAAGGCTGTTGGTGTCCTGGTATTCGTCCACCAGGATGTAGCGATACCTGCTTGATAACGTTCGGCGGGTCGACTCCGACTCCTCAAGAAGCCTCACCAGGTAAACCAAGAGATCGTCGTAGTCCATCAGCATGTGCTTCTTTTTGTATTCAGTGTAGCCCGACCAGAGCTCATAGAGGGCGTCTATCTCCCGGGCGAACTGGGAGTATCGGTCTTCGACGACGTCCTTGAGGCTTATGGATCGGTTGATCGACATGCTGAACATATCGCCGATGGTCTTCTTCTTCGGGAACCTCCGCTCTCTCGTGTCGAGGTTCATGCGGGATCGTATGAGGCTTATGACGTCGTCGGAATCGGCCCGGTCCAGGATCGAAAACGAGGGGGAGTAGCCGATCAGCTCGGAGAACTCCCGGAGCACCGTCGCGGCGAAGGAGTGAAACGTCCCGCCGCTCACGCCGCCGGACGGAGCGTCCAGGCGGCTTCTGGTGAGGACCGCCGCCCGGGCGAGCATCTGCTGGGCCGCCTTCCGGGTGAAGGTGAGGAGCAGTATCGACGGGGGAAACACCCCCTTCTCGATGAGATAGGAAACCCGATAGATGAGAGTGCGGGTTTTGCCGCTGCCGGCTCCGGCGATGACCAGCGACGGGCCGTCACCATACGTCGCGGCGCGGAACTGTTCGTCGTTCAGTTCTGTCCTATAATCGATGGACAGGGAATCCGGCTTCGCCGCCTCTATGGTTCGCTTCAGTGTGTATTTTTTCATGTGGAGAATAGACCTGGAATATTCACATTACGGACACGCATGTATAAAAATACGGCATATCGCGACCGCCATAACGTATCATTTGATGTATCATGTCGCCGTGGGAACGCCCACATTGTATCACAAAACAGTTGGAACATCGCGGGTTTTTCGATGGGAAAATGCGCCCGTACGCCAGAAGGTAAGCCGGCAGTCCGTGCAGCGGCGGTATTGCATATGAAACGCATCGCGTCAGGCTCTCTTTGTTTATCATTGATTTTGTTTCGCCCAGATGGTATAAGGAAGCCAAGAGGGGTGATGCCGATGATGCGGGAGAGAACACTCAAGACCTTCATCAAGAACAACCAGCAGGTTATCCTGGACAAGGTCGAAGAGCTGGAGAACTTCGGACCGACAGACATCTGTGTCCTGAAGAACCAGATCGAGCATGGCATAAAAATCAGAGAACGGATGAAGGTCATCACCCTGAACGAGTTGACGCAACTCTATATCGGCCTCATCGCCATTCAGGTTGTTGAGCGGGATCGGGGATACAGATGATACATTCTCGTCATTGCAATTTCCGATAAATATTGTGAGTGTACCTTCGTATCGTATCGGTCCCTGATATGTATCCGATATCCCGGCATATCGAGCATTCAGATATTTTTTTTTGTCTGCAACCAAGGCCTATCATGAAAGAGAAACAGGATACCGTCTCAAACACACAGAAAAGGGAGGGTCTTGGCGCCGTCCGAGCACTGGCGCTGATGGCCCTTTTCAGCGCCCTGGTGACGGTGGCGACTTTGGTCATCAGGATCCCCATACCGATCACAAAGGGATATTTCAACCTGGGAGACACACTCATTTTCATCGCCGCGGCCCTTTTGGGGCCGGTATACGGCCTGGTGGCGGGCGGTGTGGGGTCGGCGCTGGCGGATGTCATCGGCGGCTATGTCCACTTCTCCCCCTGGACCCTGGTTATCAAGGGGTTGGAGGGATTTATCGCCGGAGCGCTGCTGCGCCTTTTCAGGGTCGATCCGGAGAGGATCGTGCGGGCCATGGCAATTTTTGCCGGCGTGTTCCTGATAGCGGGATTATGGATGGTCATCGGATACTTCTCGGCCGAATATGTCATTTATGCGTGTGATATCACCCCGGCCCTGGCGGAGCTTCCCTTTAACATTCTTCAGGGGGGGCTCTCCGCCCTGGCGGCGACGGTAATATGCCCGTTTCTCATGAGAGGGCTCGATGAGCGACTGAATCCCCATTAGGATTGATATAGAAAACTATCCCACAATACGTCAATATATACACTGTATGTGCTATATTTATACCACTCATGATGTTATATCTGAAATGGAGAACGTATGAATCCCACAGAACGTGTTATATCGACCATCGAAGGAAAGGAACCGGATCGGGTTCCGACATTCAGCTACTATCTCGACAGCTATCCGGTCGCCCAGATCCTGGGGTCGTCGTTTTTAACCAAGAGCAGCCTCCTTTTGAATCCGGTCTCCGCGTTCATCTACAATCGATGGGGGAGACGGCTCAAGCGCCTGTTCCTCGATCCGGTGGCCGACGTGATGTGGGAAAAGAGCATCAAGGCGGCGACGGTCCTCGGCTTCGATTCGGTGGTGGGGCTGTTCGAGCGCTCCTTCATGCTCTGGGATGCAACAACCTTCGCCCGGGTGACCGGGTCGCTCTATGATATCGTCGACGACGGGCACGGCCATACCTGGTACATGTATCGGGAGCCCGCCTTCAAGACCCCGGAGGACTTCGAGAACTGGCCCTATTTCCCGGATATCGATGAACTCTCCCACCAGACGTACAAGTTCTTCAAGCGGATGGTCAACCGCTACGGGGATGACATCTGCATCCTGGGGCAGACCGTTTTCGGCATTCATGAGACCATGCTCTGGTCCCTGGGATACACGGGTCTCCCGGTGTTCATCAAAAAGTATCCAGACATCATCCGAAGATTTATCGACTTTTTGGAAGAGTTGACCATGAAGACGAACATGGCCATGATGGACGGAGGCGTGCGGGTCATCTTCAACGGCGACGACATGGCCTTCAAAACCGGGCCGATGATGAATCCAAAGACCATCGACGAGTTGTTTGGACCATCATATACCAGGATCACGAAGGCCGTTCACGATCGGGGGGGCAGGGTGCTGCTCCACTCCTGCGGGGACAACACGAAGCTGTTTGATCTCTTCATAAAGTGGGGATTCGACGGCGGTCACTCCTACGAGAACACGTCCAACGTCGATATCGAGTATGAGAAGAAGACCCACGGCGATCGATTTACCATCGTGGGAGGAGTGGGCGTGGACTACATTCTCACCGAGCGGTCGAAGCCCAAGGAGGTGGTTGACGAGACGAAAAGGCTCCTCAGGATGTGCGCCCCCGGCGGCAGGTTTTTATTGGGGCCGGTGCACGACCATCCCGACATGGACATAGAGAAGGTTAAAATCATGCTGGAAACGGCGTGGGAATACGGCGCCTATCCGATTCGGGCGTGATCGGGCCGGACCGAGTCCGGCGCCGCAGGCCTCATTGATACGTCCCGAACGCACACGCAGGCATTTCACCATCTTTTTACAGGGAGCGACGACCATGATGAACCCCACCGAGCGTATCTTCGCCGCGATAGAAGGCAGGGAAACCGATCGAGTCCCCACGTTTTGCGCCAGCCTGGACGACTGGCCGGTACAGCAGATCCTGGGGAAACCGCTGATCCCCCCGAAACTCCTGTTTAAAAATCCCCTGATGAGTTTTGTCTTCGACAAGTGGGGGCCGAAACTCAAAAAGACGCTGGTGGATCCCTTCTTGGATTCGTCGCTTTTGACCCGCATCAAGGGCGCCGTGGAGCTGGGGTTCGATTCGACCTGGTCCACGTACGAGGGAACCCTCATGATATGGGACTCGAAGTCCCTGGCAAAAACGGTGGGGGCGTTTTATGACTGGATCGAGGACG
This window harbors:
- a CDS encoding glycosyltransferase, yielding MFKKRNTGFSTKEKDLFRQLVRNVSIGCVVTIGPDCGYIGAEFRGIVSRHGTDETIPEIFCFEPVKYSGLDRDPWNQGESFNMPVGISRAALSSDEAAPFWRKPIGLLFLSGNYSYHQLKRDFNQWEPFIVPSGILAVHEGRKTDKDARTLIEVIVSTKKYVTCEKNGGITVLRKVQVTHPHEIPSPPRMRLLIICETLYPTGGLLRFQRAGRVLKKWGHEVCFVVMSEKPKPRIKSDFPIFSFQQARRMHWDAVMVPGAGFSEEIIDRLSIFNRGNFGVRIQHILNDQSRLERFKRVNETFSPNIVIFNNTHWPIGSFTRFQADRFHFLVGGVDLQAFRPVAYQTHPLTPTCWVVGGLAQKNPDPLIESLAHLPERVRIRMFGIDAFKLSLRYKKYIDQGRLELLGILDEQGLQRFYHSVDCVVMTEKNAGWANMVAEGMASGVPVICTPHGTTAFARDKETALVIDDPTPSSIADGITLLMNDEQFCRRLAASAQKVITDGGRYGWAEYAQSLLRLIRHDGRRHYAYAPELGIYGKWPLEARMKDLYPLIERAEGMSIIDFGAAEGIVAREFLKKGAAKVHGFELDPYRVAVANAICSQWADAEFRSADLSRWETFYQAQKDLIEDRYDIVLYLGLHHHLPQNYRKDTFQHIVSLARYYIAIRTTQKTYSDDTIDEILADNGFEEVPVKRDMQPDHLGISRIFKRIEL
- a CDS encoding sulfotransferase domain-containing protein; its protein translation is MTQLDHDKGIRFHHDSFEFNDGTKPPHDFDIKRRLKEYSKVRKLVYLERDPRDVMVSLYYQVTGRFKDFFHYEEDISSFIRDEYFGAGNLMRFRDIWATLCDRFDFLTVFYEDCHEDMETVIRKILTYYDFEIDPDALGKAIMDARFENMKKVEESESFEHPWLRPRNQSPKVRRGKIGGYTDELSADDIAYLNDIFGL
- a CDS encoding leucyl aminopeptidase, whose amino-acid sequence is MKKTISAHLPKLIIVHEDPIAVAAPALALGIFSKGDLPPLASAIDKKLGGHISRIISDGDFTGGDASIAVIYPPKDSGVKADRIILVGLGKRENLSLRVLKARAAAAAKRALGLKVAGLTLPFDLGTGAELDAAEYTDAVVLGAMLGAYRFKEFKGKKKSDDEENKDKHIETLTLIGKKDVEISARRARVVADCVYLARDLSNSPANHLTPSSLASRARDLGKKFGLIVDIYAKAEIEKMGMGSFLSVSRGSHEPPALIVMSYLSKKKGINSVALVGKGITFDSGGISLKPSLNMDQMKTDMSGGCAVFATVLAAARLGLDTDVVGVIPATENMPGGGATKPGDVVTAMDGTTIEVLNTDAEGRLVLADGICFAKRYKPAVIIDLATLTGAAVVALGGKTAPLFSTDEGLLGRLQAASEASGERVWPMPLFEYFERDIKSDVADIKNIGKGREAGSIIGATFLKHFAGKEQSWAHVDIAGTARADGDYEWVKKGSTGFGVMLLVKYLERLDENGRL
- a CDS encoding ATP-dependent helicase, which translates into the protein MKKYTLKRTIEAAKPDSLSIDYRTELNDEQFRAATYGDGPSLVIAGAGSGKTRTLIYRVSYLIEKGVFPPSILLLTFTRKAAQQMLARAAVLTRSRLDAPSGGVSGGTFHSFAATVLREFSELIGYSPSFSILDRADSDDVISLIRSRMNLDTRERRFPKKKTIGDMFSMSINRSISLKDVVEDRYSQFAREIDALYELWSGYTEYKKKHMLMDYDDLLVYLVRLLEESESTRRTLSSRYRYILVDEYQDTNSLQAKVVSLLADSHRNIMVVGDDSQSIYSFRGADFQNIMRFPELFPDSSVITLEQNYRSTQPILTLANTVIDRAEEKYTKILFTKKGGGTPPALVPLPDESAQSRFVAQRILDLREEGVELDDIAVLFRAGFNSFDLEIELKNRNIPFIKYGGFKFMETAHVKDVIAHIRAATNPNDIVSINRMLLLVEGVGPKAAQEIAAGFGGEASVSRMLASFSDDRRFGAGLARLARALSLVERERIHPAEAIEHIIEYIGPVLTKKYDDHPKRLQDLEHLAVISHKYGTIEEFLTDMALEPPSESISDITPEDPDPERLILSTVHSAKGLEWHSVFVIWAAEGYFPTTYSAESSAELEEELRLMYVAVTRAKENLTITYPVKIITHRGPTFARPSRFVNDIDTDILEPWVVEEEWD
- a CDS encoding ECF transporter S component — translated: MKEKQDTVSNTQKREGLGAVRALALMALFSALVTVATLVIRIPIPITKGYFNLGDTLIFIAAALLGPVYGLVAGGVGSALADVIGGYVHFSPWTLVIKGLEGFIAGALLRLFRVDPERIVRAMAIFAGVFLIAGLWMVIGYFSAEYVIYACDITPALAELPFNILQGGLSALAATVICPFLMRGLDERLNPH